The following proteins are co-located in the Thermus thermophilus HB8 genome:
- a CDS encoding gamma-glutamyltransferase family protein has protein sequence MDLTHYPYPSRRHVVLGRRGAVATSQPLAALAGMEMLQKGGSAVDAAVAMAACLTVVEPTSNGIGGDLFALVWDGTLHGLNASGKSPMALTPERLPGRMPERGWLPVTVPGAVSGWRALHERWGRLPFAEVLVPAIRYAEEGFPVGPETARSWRRAEGVFLPLEGPEFGPFKEVFFPGGRAPRAGEVWRSPLHAKTLREIAGSYGESLYRGALAEALLRFSEATGGLLTREDLEAHAPEWVTPLSTEYKGLTVWELPPNGQGVAVLLALNLLEGFDLRPEDPWSYHVQIEAMRLALVDTYRFVADPRHMELAPEAFLSKAYAAERRRLIGERALPRVLPGLRPEGTVYLAAADGEVMVSLIQSNYQGFGSGVLVPGTGIALQNRGLGFSLEEGHPNRVGPGKRPFHTIIPGFLTREGKPLGPFGVMGGFMQPQGHVQVVVGLADFGLNPQAALDRPRWQVVPGDEVLLEPGIPQATALFLKDLGHRVRYEAEYGLFGRGQAVFRLGEALVGASDPRAEGLALAW, from the coding sequence ATGGACCTCACCCACTACCCCTACCCCTCCCGCCGCCACGTGGTCTTGGGAAGGCGGGGCGCGGTGGCCACGAGCCAGCCCCTTGCCGCTTTGGCGGGGATGGAGATGCTCCAAAAGGGGGGAAGCGCCGTGGACGCCGCCGTTGCCATGGCCGCCTGCCTCACCGTGGTGGAGCCCACCTCCAACGGGATCGGGGGGGACCTCTTCGCCCTGGTGTGGGACGGAACCCTCCACGGCCTGAACGCCTCCGGGAAAAGCCCCATGGCCCTCACCCCGGAAAGGCTTCCCGGGAGGATGCCGGAGCGGGGCTGGCTTCCCGTGACCGTGCCGGGGGCGGTCTCGGGGTGGCGGGCCCTGCACGAGCGCTGGGGCAGGCTTCCCTTCGCCGAGGTCCTCGTCCCCGCCATCCGTTACGCCGAGGAAGGCTTCCCCGTGGGGCCGGAGACGGCGAGGAGCTGGCGGCGGGCAGAAGGCGTCTTCCTCCCCCTGGAGGGGCCGGAGTTTGGGCCCTTCAAGGAGGTCTTCTTCCCCGGGGGGAGGGCCCCAAGGGCGGGAGAGGTGTGGCGAAGCCCCCTCCACGCCAAGACCCTCAGGGAGATCGCCGGGTCCTACGGGGAAAGCCTTTACCGGGGAGCCCTGGCCGAGGCCCTCCTCCGCTTCAGCGAGGCCACGGGGGGGCTCCTTACCCGGGAGGACCTCGAGGCCCACGCCCCGGAGTGGGTGACGCCCCTTTCCACGGAGTACAAGGGGCTCACCGTCTGGGAGCTTCCCCCAAACGGCCAGGGGGTGGCGGTCCTCCTCGCCCTGAACCTTCTGGAGGGGTTTGACCTGAGGCCGGAGGACCCTTGGAGCTACCACGTCCAGATTGAGGCCATGCGCCTCGCTTTGGTGGACACCTACCGCTTCGTGGCCGACCCGCGGCACATGGAGCTCGCCCCCGAGGCCTTCCTCTCCAAGGCCTACGCGGCGGAAAGGCGGAGGCTCATCGGGGAAAGGGCCCTTCCCCGGGTCCTTCCCGGCCTCCGCCCCGAGGGCACGGTCTACCTCGCGGCGGCGGACGGGGAGGTGATGGTCTCCCTCATCCAGTCCAACTACCAGGGGTTCGGCTCCGGGGTTTTGGTGCCGGGAACGGGGATCGCCCTGCAGAACCGGGGCCTGGGGTTTTCCCTGGAGGAGGGGCACCCGAACCGGGTGGGTCCGGGAAAGAGGCCCTTCCACACCATCATCCCGGGCTTCCTCACCCGGGAGGGGAAGCCCCTTGGGCCCTTTGGGGTCATGGGGGGGTTCATGCAGCCCCAGGGGCACGTCCAGGTGGTGGTGGGCCTGGCGGACTTCGGCCTGAACCCCCAGGCGGCCCTGGACCGGCCCCGCTGGCAGGTGGTGCCGGGGGACGAGGTGCTGCTTGAGCCCGGCATCCCCCAGGCCACGGCGCTTTTCCTCAAGGACCTGGGGCATAGGGTGCGCTACGAGGCGGAGTACGGCCTCTTCGGGCGGGGGCAGGCGGTCTTCCGTCTCGGGGAGGCCCTCGTGGGGGCGAGCGACCCCCGGGCCGAGGGGCTCGCCTTGGCGTGGTAG
- a CDS encoding serine hydrolase domain-containing protein: protein MNLRRLDAYFRRLVEEGLLPGAVVLVARGGEVVFQGVYGYLDPGRGLPMREDALFRLYSMTKPWVSALALSFVEEGTLSLLDPVEKYLPEFSGLRVGREVGEGIVYEPLKRPLTVYDLLRHTAGLTYGVFFRSPVKGLYLEAGVDRFDLSREVFLERLAALPLRFQPGETFEYGLATDLLGHLLEALAGRSLAELLEERLFRPLGMRDSGFQAKDPARLAQPFPKDPETGHSLRLLPVETPPPRYAGGMGGVGTAADYLAFLEALRLGRGALSPTMAGFMVQDHLGSLYPEALKRGPEYLPGPGYSFGLGVAVRVEPMGYSPGALGEWTWAGFGGTFFFVDPLQEITALYLAQAPNLLSVLEPEKALHSRLGARLQHAFRTLVYLGLE from the coding sequence ATGAACCTAAGGAGGCTTGACGCCTACTTCCGGCGCCTGGTGGAGGAGGGCCTCCTCCCCGGGGCCGTGGTCCTCGTGGCCCGGGGTGGGGAGGTGGTCTTCCAGGGGGTCTACGGGTACCTGGACCCGGGGCGGGGGCTTCCCATGCGGGAGGACGCCCTCTTCCGCCTCTACTCCATGACCAAGCCCTGGGTCTCCGCCCTGGCCCTGAGCTTCGTGGAGGAGGGGACCCTCTCCCTCCTGGACCCCGTGGAGAAGTACCTGCCGGAGTTTTCCGGGCTCCGGGTGGGGCGGGAGGTGGGGGAGGGGATCGTCTACGAGCCCCTGAAGCGCCCCCTCACCGTCTACGACCTCCTCCGCCACACCGCGGGGCTCACCTACGGGGTCTTCTTCCGCTCCCCGGTGAAGGGGCTTTACCTCGAGGCCGGGGTGGACCGGTTTGACCTGAGCCGGGAGGTCTTTTTGGAGCGCCTCGCCGCGCTGCCTTTGCGCTTCCAGCCCGGGGAGACCTTTGAGTACGGCCTCGCCACCGACCTCCTCGGCCACCTCCTGGAGGCTTTGGCGGGGCGGAGCCTGGCGGAGCTTTTGGAGGAACGGCTTTTCCGCCCCCTGGGCATGAGGGACTCGGGCTTCCAGGCCAAGGACCCCGCCCGGCTGGCCCAGCCCTTCCCCAAGGACCCGGAGACGGGCCATAGCCTCCGCCTCCTCCCGGTGGAAACCCCCCCGCCCCGGTACGCCGGGGGGATGGGGGGCGTGGGCACCGCGGCGGACTACCTCGCCTTCCTCGAGGCCCTTCGCCTGGGGCGGGGCGCGCTTTCCCCCACCATGGCGGGTTTCATGGTCCAGGACCACCTGGGAAGCCTCTACCCCGAGGCCCTCAAGCGGGGGCCCGAGTACCTCCCCGGGCCCGGGTACAGCTTCGGCCTCGGGGTGGCGGTGCGGGTGGAGCCCATGGGCTACTCCCCGGGCGCCTTAGGGGAGTGGACCTGGGCGGGCTTCGGCGGGACCTTCTTCTTCGTGGACCCCCTCCAGGAGATCACCGCCCTCTACCTCGCCCAGGCCCCGAACCTCCTCTCCGTCCTGGAGCCGGAGAAGGCCCTCCACTCCCGGCTTGGGGCCAGGCTCCAGCACGCCTTCCGCACCCTGGTCTACCTGGGCCTGGAGTGA
- a CDS encoding threonine aldolase family protein has protein sequence MRLVDLRSDTLTRPTPAMRKAMAEAEVGDDAYGEDPTVNRLEALAAERLGFERALFLPSGTMANQVALLLHLPKELEAEARRYRKLLGGGWRQAGVLAAAGILALEEGPKHLRRDHEMARALAEGLFRLGLAVDLGAVETNMVYLEVEDPEGFLQGLRARGVLAGRVGGRVRFVTHRDLMDEDIPLALERVQDLLHSRPR, from the coding sequence ATGCGCCTCGTGGACCTGAGGAGCGACACCCTCACCCGCCCCACCCCGGCCATGCGCAAGGCCATGGCGGAGGCGGAGGTGGGGGACGACGCCTACGGCGAAGACCCCACGGTGAACCGCCTCGAGGCCCTGGCGGCGGAAAGGCTCGGGTTTGAACGGGCCCTCTTCCTGCCCTCGGGCACCATGGCCAACCAGGTGGCCCTCCTCCTCCACCTGCCCAAGGAGCTGGAGGCCGAGGCCCGGCGTTACCGCAAGCTCCTCGGAGGCGGGTGGCGGCAGGCGGGGGTCTTGGCCGCGGCGGGGATCCTGGCCCTAGAGGAAGGCCCCAAGCACCTCCGGCGCGACCACGAGATGGCCCGCGCCCTGGCGGAGGGGCTTTTTCGCCTGGGGCTCGCCGTGGACCTGGGGGCGGTGGAGACCAACATGGTCTACCTGGAGGTGGAGGACCCCGAGGGCTTTCTCCAGGGTCTAAGGGCCCGGGGGGTGCTCGCGGGGCGCGTGGGGGGAAGGGTGCGGTTCGTGACCCACCGGGACCTCATGGACGAGGACATCCCCCTTGCCCTGGAGAGGGTCCAAGACCTCCTTCACTCCAGGCCCAGGTAG
- the metX gene encoding homoserine O-acetyltransferase MetX — translation MSEIALEAWGEHEALLLKPPRSPLSIPPPKPRTAVLFPRREGFYTELGGYLPEVRLRFETYGTLSRRRDNAVLVFHALTGSAHLAGTYDEETFRSLSPLEQAFGREGWWDSLVGPGRILDPALYYVVSANHLGSCYGSTGPLSLDPRTGRPYGRDFPPLTIRDLARAQARLLDHLGVEKAIVIGGSLGGMVALEFALMYPERVKKLVVLAAPARHGPWARAFNHLSRQAILQDPEYQKGNPAPKGMALARGIAMMSYRAPEGFEARWGAEPELGETYLDYQGEKFLRRFHAESYLVLSRAMDTHDVGRGRGGVEEALKRLRAIPSLFVGIDTDLLYPAWEVRQAAKAAGARYREIKSPHGHDAFLIETDQVEEILDAFLP, via the coding sequence ATGAGCGAGATCGCCCTCGAGGCCTGGGGGGAGCACGAGGCCCTCCTCCTCAAGCCCCCCCGCTCCCCCCTCTCCATCCCCCCGCCCAAGCCCCGCACCGCCGTCCTCTTCCCCAGGCGGGAGGGGTTCTACACGGAGCTCGGGGGGTACCTCCCCGAGGTGCGCCTCCGCTTTGAGACCTACGGGACCCTCTCCCGCAGGCGGGATAACGCCGTCCTCGTCTTCCACGCCCTCACGGGGAGCGCCCACCTGGCGGGGACCTACGACGAGGAAACCTTTAGAAGCCTCTCCCCCCTGGAGCAGGCCTTCGGCCGGGAAGGGTGGTGGGACAGCTTGGTGGGGCCCGGGCGGATCCTGGACCCCGCCCTCTACTACGTGGTCTCCGCCAACCACCTGGGAAGCTGCTACGGCTCCACCGGCCCCCTCTCCCTAGACCCCCGCACGGGCCGCCCCTACGGGAGGGACTTCCCTCCCCTTACCATCCGCGACCTGGCCCGGGCCCAGGCGAGGCTTCTGGACCATCTGGGGGTGGAGAAGGCCATCGTCATCGGGGGGAGCCTCGGGGGGATGGTGGCCCTGGAGTTCGCCCTCATGTACCCGGAGAGGGTGAAGAAGCTCGTGGTCCTGGCGGCCCCCGCGCGGCACGGCCCCTGGGCCCGGGCCTTCAACCACCTCTCCCGCCAGGCCATCCTCCAAGACCCCGAGTACCAGAAGGGCAACCCTGCCCCCAAGGGCATGGCCCTCGCCCGGGGGATCGCCATGATGAGCTACCGGGCCCCCGAGGGGTTTGAGGCCCGCTGGGGCGCGGAGCCCGAGCTCGGGGAAACCTACCTGGACTACCAGGGGGAGAAGTTCCTCCGGCGCTTCCACGCCGAGAGCTACCTCGTCCTCTCCCGGGCCATGGACACCCACGACGTGGGCCGGGGCCGGGGCGGGGTGGAGGAGGCCCTGAAGCGCCTCAGGGCCATCCCCTCCCTCTTCGTGGGCATTGACACCGACCTCCTCTACCCCGCCTGGGAGGTGAGGCAGGCGGCCAAGGCGGCGGGGGCCCGCTACCGGGAGATCAAAAGCCCCCACGGGCACGACGCCTTCCTCATAGAGACCGACCAGGTGGAGGAGATCCTGGACGCCTTCCTCCCGTAG
- a CDS encoding O-acetylhomoserine aminocarboxypropyltransferase/cysteine synthase family protein has protein sequence MRFETLQLHAGYEPEPTTLSRQVPIYPTTSYVFKSPEHAANLFALKEFGNIYSRIMNPTVDVLEKRLAALEGGKAALATASGHAAQFLALTTLAQAGDNIVSTPNLYGGTFNQFKVTLKRLGIEVRFTSREERPEEFLALTDEKTRAWWVESIGNPALNIPDLEALAQAAREKGVALIVDNTFGMGGYLLRPLAWGAALVTHSLTKWVGGHGAVIAGAIVDGGNFPWEGGRYPLLTEPQPGYHGLRLTEAFGELAFIVKARVDGLRDQGQALGPFEAWVVLLGMETLSLRAERHVENTLHLAHWLLEQPQVAWVNYPGLPHHPHHDRAQKYFKGKPGAVLTFGLKGGYEAAKRFISRLKLISHLANVGDTRTLAIHPASTTHSQLSPEEQAQAGVSPEMVRLSVGLEHVEDLKAELKEALA, from the coding sequence ATGAGGTTTGAGACCCTACAGCTCCACGCCGGTTACGAGCCCGAACCCACCACCCTAAGCCGCCAGGTCCCCATCTACCCCACCACGAGCTACGTCTTCAAAAGCCCCGAGCACGCCGCCAACCTCTTCGCCCTCAAGGAGTTCGGGAACATCTACTCCCGCATCATGAACCCCACGGTGGACGTGCTGGAAAAGCGCCTCGCCGCCCTGGAAGGGGGGAAGGCGGCCCTGGCCACCGCAAGCGGCCACGCCGCCCAGTTCCTGGCCCTCACCACCTTGGCCCAGGCGGGGGACAACATCGTCTCCACCCCCAACCTCTACGGGGGCACCTTCAACCAGTTCAAGGTGACCCTGAAAAGGCTCGGCATAGAGGTGCGCTTCACCTCCCGCGAGGAGCGCCCCGAGGAGTTTTTGGCCCTCACCGACGAGAAGACCCGGGCCTGGTGGGTGGAGTCCATCGGCAACCCCGCCCTCAACATCCCCGACCTCGAGGCCCTGGCCCAGGCCGCCCGGGAGAAGGGGGTGGCCCTCATCGTGGACAACACCTTCGGCATGGGGGGCTACCTCCTGAGGCCCCTGGCGTGGGGGGCGGCTTTGGTCACCCACTCCCTCACCAAGTGGGTGGGGGGTCATGGGGCGGTGATCGCCGGGGCCATCGTGGACGGGGGGAACTTCCCCTGGGAGGGTGGCCGCTACCCCCTCCTCACCGAGCCCCAGCCCGGCTACCACGGCCTGAGGCTCACCGAGGCCTTCGGGGAGCTCGCCTTCATCGTCAAGGCCCGGGTGGACGGCCTGCGCGACCAGGGACAGGCCCTGGGGCCCTTTGAGGCCTGGGTGGTCCTCCTCGGCATGGAGACCCTCTCCTTAAGGGCCGAGCGTCACGTGGAAAACACCCTCCACCTCGCCCACTGGCTTCTGGAACAGCCCCAGGTGGCCTGGGTGAACTACCCGGGGCTTCCCCACCACCCCCACCACGACCGGGCCCAGAAGTACTTCAAGGGAAAGCCCGGGGCCGTCCTCACCTTCGGCCTGAAGGGCGGGTATGAGGCGGCAAAGCGCTTCATCTCCCGGCTCAAGCTCATCTCCCACCTGGCGAACGTGGGGGACACCCGCACCCTCGCCATCCACCCGGCCTCCACCACCCACTCCCAGCTCTCCCCCGAGGAGCAGGCCCAGGCCGGGGTTTCGCCGGAGATGGTGCGGCTTAGCGTGGGCCTGGAGCACGTGGAGGACCTGAAGGCCGAGCTCAAGGAGGCGTTGGCATGA
- a CDS encoding SDR family oxidoreductase encodes MEGMKGAVLITGASRGIGEATARLLHAKGYRVGLMARDEKRLQALAAELEGALPLPGDVREEGDWARAVAAMEEAFGELSALVNNAGVGVMKPVHELTLEEWRLVLDTNLTGAFLGIRHAVPALLRRGGGTIVNVGSLAGKNPFKGGAAYNASKFGLLGLAGAAMLDLREANVRVVNVLPGSVDTGFAGNTPGQAWKLKPEDVAQAVLFALEMPGHAMVSEIELRPTRPTSGPR; translated from the coding sequence ATGGAGGGCATGAAGGGCGCCGTCCTCATCACGGGAGCGAGCCGCGGCATCGGCGAGGCCACCGCCCGCCTCCTCCACGCCAAGGGGTACCGGGTGGGCCTCATGGCCCGGGACGAAAAGAGGCTCCAGGCCCTCGCCGCCGAGCTGGAGGGGGCCCTACCCCTTCCCGGGGACGTCCGGGAGGAGGGGGACTGGGCCCGGGCCGTGGCCGCCATGGAGGAGGCCTTCGGGGAGCTTAGCGCCCTGGTGAACAACGCCGGGGTCGGGGTGATGAAGCCCGTCCACGAGCTCACCCTGGAGGAGTGGCGGCTCGTGCTGGACACCAACCTCACGGGGGCCTTCCTCGGCATCCGCCACGCCGTCCCCGCCCTCCTGCGCCGGGGCGGGGGCACCATCGTCAACGTGGGGAGCCTCGCGGGGAAGAACCCCTTCAAGGGCGGGGCCGCCTACAACGCCAGCAAGTTCGGCCTTTTGGGCCTCGCCGGGGCCGCCATGCTGGACCTCCGGGAGGCGAACGTCCGGGTGGTGAACGTCCTCCCGGGCTCCGTGGACACCGGCTTCGCCGGGAACACCCCGGGCCAGGCCTGGAAGCTTAAGCCCGAGGACGTGGCCCAAGCGGTCCTCTTCGCCCTGGAGATGCCCGGGCACGCCATGGTGAGCGAGATTGAGCTCCGGCCCACCCGGCCCACGTCCGGCCCGCGGTAA
- a CDS encoding SufE family protein, whose translation MVPPKLKQALELFKSLPKELRSQVLLEYAAKVPPPPPGVELERVHECQTPFFVHADVEGGKVRLYFHVPDEAPTVKAFAGLLREGLEGESPEAVLEVPPGFYRGYGLEEFFTPLRLRGLEAALLRLQAQVRKALTS comes from the coding sequence ATGGTGCCGCCCAAGCTCAAGCAGGCCCTGGAGCTTTTCAAAAGCCTTCCCAAGGAGCTCCGATCCCAGGTGCTCCTGGAGTACGCGGCCAAGGTCCCCCCGCCCCCACCCGGGGTGGAGCTGGAGAGGGTCCACGAGTGCCAGACGCCCTTCTTCGTCCACGCCGACGTGGAGGGGGGAAAGGTGCGCCTCTACTTCCACGTCCCCGACGAGGCCCCCACGGTCAAGGCCTTCGCCGGCCTCCTCCGGGAGGGCCTCGAGGGGGAAAGCCCTGAGGCCGTCCTGGAGGTGCCCCCAGGCTTCTACCGGGGCTACGGCCTGGAGGAGTTCTTTACCCCCTTGCGCCTGCGGGGCCTGGAGGCGGCCCTCCTCCGGCTCCAGGCCCAGGTGCGCAAGGCCTTGACCTCCTAG
- the mntR gene encoding manganese-dependent transcriptional regulator MntR encodes MARPPLTEAQEDYLKHLFLLEEALGGPVPTQALAERLSVKPPSVTEMLKKLKALGLLEHEPYRGARLTERGRKVALEVLRHHRLLEAYLHQALGYGWEEVHQEAERLEHVISEDLEERIAEYLGHPPFDPHGDPIPTKDLTLPSSKALPLTEAPLGRARVARALAQDRGTLNLLARLGLVPGKPLRILERGEGVRVEVEGEVYLLPRALAQAVGVEPLG; translated from the coding sequence ATGGCGAGGCCGCCCCTCACCGAGGCCCAGGAGGATTACCTAAAGCACCTCTTTCTTCTGGAGGAGGCCCTCGGGGGGCCCGTCCCCACGCAGGCCCTGGCGGAGCGACTCTCGGTCAAGCCGCCCTCCGTGACGGAGATGCTGAAGAAGCTCAAGGCCCTTGGCCTCCTGGAGCACGAGCCCTACCGGGGGGCCCGGCTCACGGAGCGGGGGAGGAAGGTGGCCCTCGAGGTCCTGCGCCACCACCGCCTCCTCGAGGCCTACCTCCACCAGGCCCTGGGCTACGGCTGGGAGGAGGTCCACCAGGAGGCGGAAAGGCTGGAGCACGTGATCAGCGAGGACCTGGAGGAAAGGATCGCCGAGTACCTGGGCCACCCCCCCTTTGACCCCCACGGGGACCCCATCCCCACCAAGGACCTGACCCTTCCCTCCTCCAAGGCCCTCCCCCTCACCGAGGCCCCCCTGGGGCGGGCCCGGGTGGCCCGCGCCCTGGCCCAGGACCGGGGCACCCTGAACCTCCTCGCCCGGCTCGGCCTGGTGCCGGGAAAGCCCCTCCGGATCCTGGAGAGGGGCGAGGGGGTGCGGGTGGAGGTGGAGGGGGAGGTCTACCTCCTGCCCCGGGCCCTCGCCCAGGCGGTGGGGGTGGAGCCCTTAGGCTAG
- a CDS encoding serine hydrolase translates to MKAKGFFLGLLALLGGFGGAEGLGDPMAGRLEREAEVLLRLFTEEVREEAFAPGFLAQVPAAQVAAIVARLKANLGEPEGARPLEPGRYLLELERGYVPARISLDREGRIAGLFFEPPVAKLGSLEEALEAFRGLSGRVGLWVERDGRPVLALEEDTPLAVASAFKLLVLAALREEVEAGRRAWDEVVRLEEAWKSLPSGLLQGWPEGSPLTLHTLAALMISLSDNTATDALIALLGRERLEALSPRNRPFLTTREAFGLAARGNRDLLAAFRDGDLEAKRRTLEALRARGLPQVVDLPLDPGDWPPEADWRFTPRELCRWMGKVADLPLMGINPGVAAFGWDRVAYKGGSRPGVLSLVHGLSRGKSRYCVAFVWNGEEVDELKAFTLYGGLLDLLP, encoded by the coding sequence ATGAAGGCGAAGGGGTTTTTCTTGGGGCTACTCGCCCTCCTGGGCGGGTTCGGCGGGGCGGAGGGGCTTGGGGACCCTATGGCGGGGAGGCTGGAGCGGGAGGCGGAGGTGCTCCTTCGCCTCTTCACGGAGGAGGTCCGCGAGGAGGCCTTCGCTCCCGGCTTCCTCGCCCAGGTGCCCGCGGCCCAGGTGGCGGCCATCGTGGCCCGGCTGAAGGCCAACCTGGGGGAGCCCGAGGGGGCGCGGCCCCTGGAGCCGGGAAGGTACCTCTTGGAGCTTGAGCGGGGGTATGTGCCCGCCCGCATCAGCTTGGACCGGGAGGGGCGCATCGCGGGCCTCTTCTTTGAGCCCCCCGTGGCCAAGCTGGGAAGCCTCGAGGAGGCCCTGGAGGCCTTCCGGGGCCTTTCGGGGCGGGTGGGGCTGTGGGTGGAGCGGGACGGGAGGCCTGTCTTGGCCCTGGAGGAGGACACGCCTCTGGCCGTGGCCTCGGCCTTCAAGCTTCTGGTCCTCGCCGCCTTGCGCGAGGAGGTGGAGGCGGGGAGGCGGGCGTGGGACGAGGTGGTCCGCCTGGAGGAGGCGTGGAAGAGCCTGCCCTCCGGCTTGCTCCAGGGCTGGCCGGAGGGGAGCCCCTTGACCCTCCACACCCTGGCGGCCCTCATGATCTCCCTCTCCGACAACACCGCCACGGACGCCCTCATCGCCCTCCTCGGGCGGGAGCGCCTCGAGGCCCTCTCCCCCCGCAACCGCCCCTTCCTCACCACCAGGGAGGCCTTCGGCCTCGCCGCCCGGGGGAACCGGGACCTCTTGGCGGCCTTCCGCGACGGGGACCTGGAGGCCAAGCGCCGGACCCTGGAGGCCCTGAGGGCCCGGGGCCTGCCCCAGGTAGTGGACCTGCCCCTAGACCCCGGGGACTGGCCGCCCGAGGCGGACTGGCGCTTTACCCCGAGGGAGCTCTGCCGCTGGATGGGGAAGGTGGCGGACCTTCCCCTCATGGGCATCAACCCCGGGGTGGCCGCCTTCGGCTGGGACCGGGTGGCCTACAAGGGGGGCTCGAGGCCCGGGGTCCTGAGCCTGGTCCACGGCCTTTCCCGCGGCAAAAGCCGCTACTGCGTGGCCTTCGTGTGGAACGGGGAGGAGGTGGACGAGCTCAAGGCCTTCACCCTCTACGGGGGGCTTTTGGACCTTCTTCCCTAA
- a CDS encoding DUF72 domain-containing protein, translating into MAEIRVGTASWTDPTLLASGWYPPGVRNHPERRLRYYAQHFDTVEVDSTFYALPRLEVVRKWAERTPEGFLFHVKAYSAFTGHGLEASALPKDLQALLPQKEGHLSQREVPEEVVEEAWNRFFASLAPLREAGKLGYLHFGLPPWTEPKPRSFRYLERLAERTQGYLVAVEFRNPRWYTAWGFVKRELMRLGLAHVSVDAPPHPEAPPRVLEPTREVAVLRCHGRNAETWKGPHQKPYERFNWRYSEEELLDLAEATRTLAAQAERVFVIFNNNYGTQGVEAALGLKRLLGLGKPPWAEGPFS; encoded by the coding sequence GTGGCCGAGATCCGCGTGGGCACGGCCAGCTGGACCGACCCCACCCTCCTCGCCTCCGGCTGGTACCCCCCCGGGGTGAGGAACCACCCGGAAAGGCGCCTCCGCTACTACGCCCAGCACTTTGATACCGTGGAGGTGGACAGCACCTTCTACGCCCTCCCCCGCCTCGAGGTGGTGCGGAAGTGGGCGGAGAGGACCCCTGAGGGCTTCCTCTTCCACGTCAAGGCCTACTCCGCCTTCACCGGGCACGGCCTCGAGGCCAGTGCCCTCCCCAAGGACCTGCAGGCCCTCCTCCCCCAAAAGGAGGGCCACCTCTCCCAGCGGGAGGTGCCGGAGGAGGTGGTGGAGGAAGCCTGGAACCGCTTCTTTGCGTCCCTCGCCCCCTTAAGGGAGGCAGGGAAACTGGGCTACCTCCACTTCGGCCTCCCCCCCTGGACCGAGCCCAAGCCCCGGAGCTTCCGGTACCTGGAGCGGCTGGCGGAGAGAACCCAGGGCTACCTGGTGGCCGTGGAGTTCCGCAACCCCAGGTGGTACACCGCGTGGGGCTTTGTGAAGCGGGAGCTCATGCGCCTCGGCCTGGCCCACGTGAGCGTGGACGCCCCGCCCCACCCCGAGGCCCCGCCCAGGGTCTTGGAGCCCACCCGGGAGGTGGCCGTCCTCCGCTGCCACGGGAGGAACGCCGAAACCTGGAAGGGGCCTCACCAAAAGCCCTACGAGCGCTTCAACTGGCGCTACTCCGAGGAGGAGCTTTTGGACCTGGCGGAGGCCACCCGCACCCTGGCCGCTCAAGCGGAAAGGGTCTTCGTCATCTTCAACAACAACTACGGCACCCAGGGGGTGGAGGCCGCCTTGGGACTCAAGCGCCTTTTGGGTCTTGGGAAGCCTCCCTGGGCCGAAGGGCCATTTTCTTAG